ACCCGGCCTTCGTCGACACCGACTGCACCACTCGCGCCGAATCGGCCGGCGTCCTCGCGCAGCCCTGGACGCACTCGCCTGAGCGGGCCTGGTGCCGCCCCCTTGCCGACCGGCACCAGGTCGGTCCGTAGCCGGCGAACAGGTCGAGGGCCCCACCGATCGCGGTGGGGCCCTCGCTCATGTCTGGGCCCAGGTCAGGCGCGGCGTACGGTGAACGCGCACCAGGCGGTCCACTCGGACCCGGTTTTTCCGTCCTTGACGCGCACGCGCCAGCGGTAGTCGCCGTTGCTGAGCTTGCCGTCGGGCACCTGGTAGGCGGCGTCGTGGCTGGTGTCGCTGGTCAGCTGCTTGCGCAGGACTTGAGTGCCGTCGGCCGTGGCCACCTCGAAGGCGACCTTCCGGCGAGGGCCGGCCGAGCCGGGCGTCTCGACGGTGCCGGGCGGGGCCACCGACTCCAGGGTCGCGGCGAGCGTGGGGGAGCCGCTGGTGACCACCGGCTCGGCGGCCGCGCCGCAGAACTGGAACCCGGCGTAAGGGCCGCCGGATATCCGTGGCGCTGCCGGGGTCTGCAGCAGCAGGTCGGGCTTGTCCTTCAGGGCCTGGGCGGCCGCGCCGTTCGACGATCCGGCGAGGGCGATCGGCGCCGCCGCGCCGGCCAGGGCCAGGGCCGCGGCGACCGCGAGGGCCGCCCGGCCGGGCCGGCCCCGGAAGGGCTTGTTCCACACGCGCATGGCTGTGTCTCTCTTCCTCATGGGGGCGCTACTTGACGTAGAGGGTGTGGCCGGGCTCGGGCGGGGCGATCTGGGTGCACTGGTACGAGGCCCAGCGGTGCTCGGCGACCAGGCGCTTGCCCTGGGCCTCGCAGCCGCCGAGGTTGTTCAGGTCGTCGTACTTGACCCAGTCGGCCGCCGTGTTGGCCTTGAGCCTGTTCGCGGTGACGTATCCGGCGGCCTGGCCGCCGGCCGCGACGCCGTCGGTCCCGTCCCACCGGTAGTGCACGCCGAGCCAGACCCGTCCGACCGCGTTCTCCGTGGCCGCGGCCGAGAAGCTGGTGAACGTACGGGTCACGCCGAGTGCGTTGGGGTCCTCGGTGGTCGCGGTCCATGTCATCTGGTCGGTGTGGAACCAGTCCTGCATGACCCTGGCCCAGGCACCGGCGAAGGTGGCGTGACCGGAAATGTAGGCGGGGAACGGAGGGCTGAAGTGCTTGCCGTTGCGGTCCTGGGACAGCGGCTGCCAGCTCGTGTCGCCGACGGTGTTCGGATTGCCGTCGCCCTCCACCCGGATCGCGCTCTCCGGCCGCCACAGGTCGATATCGGTCTGGTACTTGGCGTCCCAGGCAGTCACCGCCGCGTCGGCCATGGCGAACGCTGTGAGCGCGAACAGCTTCGCGTTGCCGGCGACCGTCAGGCCCTGCTGGCGGGAGAGGATCTGGGTGTGCTCGAAGAGCTGGCCCGGCGGCTTGTACGTTCCGTCGAGGTCATTGGCCCAGAACAGTGCGGCCTGGGTCTGATCGGCCGTCCGGGCGGTGGAGTCGGCGCGGCCCAGGCTCTTGACGTCGTTGAACTGGTCCGTGTACGGCTGGCTCTTGAGCAGAGTGTCCATGATTGTCTGGCCGGCCGGTCCGGCCGGGCGGAACTGGGAACCCGCGGTCATGCCGAACGGCTTGACCGTGCCCCACTGAGGAGTAGCGCCGTTGACGGGAGCCCCTGACGGGTCGGTGCTCGTCGGACGCCAGTTGCCGGCGACCGTGCTGCCCGTGTACGGCGCGACAGGCGCCGAGCCGTCGCTCTGGCGGGCGGCGATCATCGCGGTGGCAGACTTCTGGCCCACCTCGGTGCCCGCCGCGCGCTGCTCGGCGGTGACGGCCGGAGGGATCGTGGAGCGCGCGTTCTCCAGCGCGGTGTCGAAGCCGAACTTGGGGTCCGGGTAGACGGACTTCAGGACCTCGTAGGCCGCGTGGTCGATGGCGCTGTTCACGTCCGGCAGCGCGCCGTTGGAGGCGGTCGCCTTGGTGAGGTAAGGGGCGCCGAGGCACTTGGTGGCGCCTTCGGCGCAGCGGGCGGAGTTGGCCGCGTCGTAGATCGCGCCGTGCATCATGGCGCCGGCCCGGGCCAGCGGGCCGGGGGCTCCGCCGGCCGTCTTGTACGTGGCCTGCAGCACGTCGTTCCAGTAGACGACGTGGTCCTTTACCGGGTCGGCCGGGGTCTCGTACGTCACCAGGATCGACGGCGGGTTGGCGGGCGCGTCGCCCGAGGCGAAGATCTTGAACGACTTGTAGTCGGTCTCGTCCGTCGCCCGCAGGCCGACCGTGTCCACGTCGCGCGTGATCTGGGACCACTGCTTGACGAGCGGGGTGATGTCCTCCGACAGCCAGCGCGGGCCGCAGTCACCGTGTCCGTAGGTCTGAGTGGAGGAGGTGACCTTCGAGCGCCAGGCGGGCTGGGTGGACCAGCGGGTGGCGGCGTCGGCCGTCCCGGTGTCCCAGATCTCCCAGGAGCGGGGCTCGCAGGAGTCGGACCACACCGAGTACAGGTTCAGCTCGGCGTTGAGCACGTCCTGGCCGGTGACCGACCCGTTGCGCGGGAAGTTGACGAAGGAGCGCGCCTCGGTCTTCTGCCAGGCCCGGCCGACCTCGAGCCCGATGTTAGCGGAGTTGTCCCCGGTGTCGCCGTTGCGGACGAAGGTGTCGAAGTTCTGGCCGAAGTACACCGCCGGGTCGATGGTGACGGGGTACTTGGTGGCGGGATCGGCAAGGAAGCCCTTGTCCGCCGTGACCTTGAGATCGAAGCCGGACGCCTTCTGTACGACGTCCAGCCCGACCGCGGCCCGGTTGCTCTCCGCCCGCCCGCGCTGGTCGCGCGAGGCGTCCCACATGTAGGCGCTCGGCAGCTTCCCGACCGCCTGGCCGGTCCTGCTGTCCGTGAGGGCCACGGTACGGTCGCTCTGCAGGGCGGCCTTGATGCCCGTGGCCTTCACCGGGAGGGTGAAGGTGGCGGCGGGCTCTGCCGCCGCCCGGTCCTTGACGACCAGGTACTGCTCGAAACCGGTCCGGGTTGCCTCGACGACCAGGTCGGTGGCGGGCAGGACGTCCATGTACGTGGCCTTGGGGCCTTCGAGCACCGGCTCGGACAGGGCGCCCGGCCAGCCCAGGGTCACGGCGTGCTCGCCCTGGCCCAGGGTGACGAGGTCGCCGCCCGCGGCGCCGTTCCGGCCGGCGAGCTTCAGCCCGCGTGGGTGCGCCTTGGCCCGGACCGTACCGTCGGCCGCCTTCACCAGCGAGACGTCGATGTCGACCCAACGGCCGTTCTCGCGGTACCGGACGGGACCGGCGTGGGATTCGACCGCCATGGTGCCGTCGGGGTTGGCCCACAGGGTGGTGTTCTCGGTCCGCGCGCCGGTGACCTCGATTCGGCGGCCCTGAGCCTGTGCGGGCCGGGCCAGGGCTGCTTCCCGGTCCTGGCCGGCCTGGGCAGCCGGGGCGCCGACTGCGGCCGATGCAGGGGGTGTTGCGGCCGCCGGGCCGGCGAGGCCAGCGGTGAGACCCGCTCCGGAGAGCAGGAGTAGGGAGAGGGGGACGGCCAGACGGTTGCCCCGGACGGGCCCCCGCGCCCGTCCGAGCGCTCTGGTTGATCTGCGCACGCTGTCAACTCCTGAGAACAGAGATGGTTGTACAGACGTGCGAATCGTCATCGGAGTTGATCACGAAGGCCATGACGTTTTCGGCACGAGTTCCGCTCCAAGACGGCTGAAACCCGCCGAGTGTCCGCTGTCCGGAAACGGAACCCCGAAGGCGGCCGCGGATGTAGCTGGCCGCCCCGGCGGCCCCCGGCGCCCATGCCTTCGGCCCCGGGCATAGGCTCGGCCCCCGCCTCTTCCGCACGGACACGCCGCAGACAGTGGCCCAGGGCTCCTTCATCAGTCACGAGCACCCCACCACCGGCGCCGCGAAGATCGTCGCCTCGCCGACGGCTCGCACACCCTCCGCTTGGAGGGCCTGGACGCCAGCAACGGCCCGGACCTGCGTGTCTGGTATACCGATGCCCCGGGTGAAGCCGGGCGAGGAGGGCTGGGACGTCTCCGCCAACGGCCATAACGTCAGCCTGGGCAAGCTCAAGGGCAACAGGGGTGACCAGAACTACGAGATCCCGGCCGACATGAAGCCTTCCGACTACACCAGCGTCTCCATCTGGTGCGGCCGCTTCGACGTCCCCTTCGGCACGGCGCAGCTCGCCGCCTCCTGCGCCGGCCGGGCGCTCTCCGTCACGGACAGCCAACTAGCGGATGCTCGACGTGTCTCCTCTCGGCTCGTGGCGGAAGCGTGGTGAGGGCCACGATGCGGCAGCGACCAGGAAGACCAACCCGCAACGGCTGCCCTCGCGGTCGCGAGCGCCACCCTCACCCGGGTCAGGAGCGCTGGACGCCCGTCGGCCTCCCGGTTCTTCTGCCGGCGCTGTGTCCGGGGACGTCGCCCGCCGGGTGGCCCCCTGAATGTCTACCGCTCGCCCTGT
This DNA window, taken from Streptomyces sp. TN58, encodes the following:
- a CDS encoding DM13 domain-containing protein: MAQGSFISHEHPTTGAAKIVASPTARTPSAWRAWTPATARTCVSGIPMPRVKPGEEGWDVSANGHNVSLGKLKGNRGDQNYEIPADMKPSDYTSVSIWCGRFDVPFGTAQLAASCAGRALSVTDSQLADARRVSSRLVAEAW
- a CDS encoding DNRLRE domain-containing protein; the encoded protein is MRRSTRALGRARGPVRGNRLAVPLSLLLLSGAGLTAGLAGPAAATPPASAAVGAPAAQAGQDREAALARPAQAQGRRIEVTGARTENTTLWANPDGTMAVESHAGPVRYRENGRWVDIDVSLVKAADGTVRAKAHPRGLKLAGRNGAAGGDLVTLGQGEHAVTLGWPGALSEPVLEGPKATYMDVLPATDLVVEATRTGFEQYLVVKDRAAAEPAATFTLPVKATGIKAALQSDRTVALTDSRTGQAVGKLPSAYMWDASRDQRGRAESNRAAVGLDVVQKASGFDLKVTADKGFLADPATKYPVTIDPAVYFGQNFDTFVRNGDTGDNSANIGLEVGRAWQKTEARSFVNFPRNGSVTGQDVLNAELNLYSVWSDSCEPRSWEIWDTGTADAATRWSTQPAWRSKVTSSTQTYGHGDCGPRWLSEDITPLVKQWSQITRDVDTVGLRATDETDYKSFKIFASGDAPANPPSILVTYETPADPVKDHVVYWNDVLQATYKTAGGAPGPLARAGAMMHGAIYDAANSARCAEGATKCLGAPYLTKATASNGALPDVNSAIDHAAYEVLKSVYPDPKFGFDTALENARSTIPPAVTAEQRAAGTEVGQKSATAMIAARQSDGSAPVAPYTGSTVAGNWRPTSTDPSGAPVNGATPQWGTVKPFGMTAGSQFRPAGPAGQTIMDTLLKSQPYTDQFNDVKSLGRADSTARTADQTQAALFWANDLDGTYKPPGQLFEHTQILSRQQGLTVAGNAKLFALTAFAMADAAVTAWDAKYQTDIDLWRPESAIRVEGDGNPNTVGDTSWQPLSQDRNGKHFSPPFPAYISGHATFAGAWARVMQDWFHTDQMTWTATTEDPNALGVTRTFTSFSAAATENAVGRVWLGVHYRWDGTDGVAAGGQAAGYVTANRLKANTAADWVKYDDLNNLGGCEAQGKRLVAEHRWASYQCTQIAPPEPGHTLYVK